Part of the Permianibacter fluminis genome, CAGCAATCGGTGCAACACGCCTTTGACGAGTTCATGGCGCGGCTGGCCGCCGGCAGCAGAGGCGCAGTGCTGCTGCCGCCCGCTGATGCAATCGTCCGGCAATGGCTGGCGAACACGGCACTGGCTCGTCGTCTGGCCGGTGCCGACAACTGGCGCACCCTGACGCCGGAGCAGCAGCAACAGCTGGCGAGCGAAGTGACTCGAACGCTGGTGCGCTATCTGCTCGAAGCCTCCGCCCAATACAGTGGCCAGCAACTGAATCTTGAAACCATCGACGCGCCTTCCGCAAACCGGCGGTTGTTGCATTTGACCCTGCGTGGAGTCAGTGGTTTTGACGCCATCCCTGTCGTTATCGAACTCATTCAACAAAAAGCGGAATGGCGTGTAGCCGATTTCAGCGTCGAAGGCGTTACCTACACCGGCATGAAGCGTTGGCAATACGATGTGTTGTGGCGCACCGGTGGCTACGAGGCCTTCCTGAATCACCTCAAGACAAAAAATGACCTATTCTTTGCTGAAATCCAACCCGTGACGGCGACCGCTACTGCCGCTACCACCGGGAGTGCACAAGACAGGGGCGTAGACCTGCGCGTCAGCCCCGACGGAAAAAACGAATAGGACCAGTAAGGTCTTGCTTGTGGATGGCGTGCGCTGAACCCTTGATGAAAGGGGGGCAGAACGCCGACCCATTTGAATTTGATCAGTGGATAGAACAATGACAATGGTTCGTTATCTTCTTGCTGGTGCTCTGGCATTGGCTGCTTCGGTGACACAAGCTGCGCAATTGCCGAGTGGCATTACGCAACAGCAGATCGACATGTTCCGGCAATTGCCGCCGGCGGAGCAGGAGCGTCTGGCCAAGCAATATGGCGTGGATATCACTGCACTCCGGCAATCTGCCGGTGTCAGCAACACCGGGCAGCCGCTGAGCCAACCTGAGAATGTATTGCCGCGCCCTTATCCCTGGCAGGCGCAAATGCCTGTCGATGCCTGGGGCAACGGTGCGACCTATCAAGCGCCGCAGGCACCTGAGGGCTTGCAGCCCTTTGGCTACGACTTGTTTGCCGGTACCCCCACCACGTTTGCGCCCGCTACCGATATTCCGGTGCCGCCCGATTTTACCGTTGGCCCCGGCGACATCATCAACGTGCAGTTGTTTGGCAAACAAAGCGCCAGTTATGCACTGACCGTTGGTCGTGATGGCACCATCGCGTTTCCGGAGCTTGGCCCGATTGCCGTAGCCGGGCTCAGTTTCGCCAGCTTGCAGCAAACCTTGCAGAAGCGGGTGAGCCAGCAAATGATTGGCGTTGACGCCAACATCACACTCGGCGAGCTGCACAGCATTCGAGTGTTTGTTCTGGGGGATGCCTATCGCCCCGGCTCCTATACCGTCAGTGCGCTCTCCACTGTGACCAATGCCTTGTTTGTCAGCGGTGGCGTGCAAACCATTGGTTCTCTACGCAATATCGAAATCAAGCGCAGCGGCAAACTGATCGGCCGTTTTGATCTGTACGACCTGCTCTTGAAAGGCGACACCTCCGGCGATCTGCGATTGCAGCAGGGCGATGTGATCTTTATTCCACCGGTGGCCAACCGTGTGGGCATCGATGGCCAGATTCGCCGCCCGGCGCTGTATGAAATCAAGCCCGGCGAAACGGTGTCCGAGCTGGTGGCGATGGCGGGCGGCATGACCGCCGATGCCTATGCGCAATCCACCGTGCTCGAACGCATTGATGCCAAAAAGCTGCGCAGCATCAAAACCATTGATCTGACCCAGCACAATTCCGCCGCCACCCGTCTGCAAGATGGCGACAAGCTGACGGTTGCGTCGGTTGCCGAACAGGTGGAGGAGTCGGTGGAGCTGGTCGGCGCGGTTACCCGACCCGGTAAATATCAATGGTATGACGGCATCCGGGTGAGTGATTTGCTGCGGTCACGCGCGTCGGACCTGCAAGTCGATGTTGATCTGGACTACGCCGTTGTTGCCCGGGAAAAAAATTCACGCCGTGACATCACCGTACTGCAGTTCAGCCTCGACGGCGTGCTGAACCAGATTGGCAGCAAAGATGATCTGGTCCTGCAGCGTCGCGACCGCGTGCTGGTGTTCTCCAAACAAATGAATGATGTGCTCGGACCGGGCCAGTCGGCTTCTGCAATGGGCGCGTCGCTTGGCGGTTATACCAACAATTCCAATATATCCAATCAGCCGAGCAATCAGCTCAACAATCAGCCCTTTGGTGCGCAAGCATCGCAACAAGGTGCGGTACCAAATCAGACAACAGCACAAAATCAGCAGTCCGCCCAACCAGCACTGCAGCCGCAGCCCAACTCCGCCACGCCGTATTCAGGCAACACGCAGCAACAATACGTCAGCCAGCGCTATGGCAGCCAAAATCAAAACGCGGGCTTGTACTGGCCCGCGTCGCGTGGCGGTCTTAACCAGACGAATTCTGCCGACACGGCTACCAGAGATAACCGCCGGCAAACGTTGCTCGCCCCAGTGCTGATGAAGTTGCGTGACCAAAGCCGCTCGGGACAGGCGCTGGACACCGTGGAGATTAGCGGCAGTGTGCGCTTTCCCGGCATCTACCCGATGACTGAAGGCTTCACCTTGGCGCATCTGCTCACGGCTGCCGGCGGATTGACCGAAGCGGCCTACACGCTTGCGGCAGAAGTCACGCGAGTCAACCTAACCAACCCGAACGAAGCAACCGTAGACCATATTCCACTGGATTTACGCCAGATTCTTGATGCTCATGCCGCCAGCCCTGCATTGGTCAGTCGTGATCAAGTATTCATAAAGCAGATTCCCGAGTGGCAGGAACAGTTGACGGTTGAATTGCGCGGTGAGTTTGTATTTCCAGGCCGGTATACCATTCGGCGCGGCGAAACCCTTGCGCAACTGATAAAGCGTGCGGGTGGCTTCACTCAATATGCGGCTCCAGAAGGTGCGGTGTTTACGCGCGATGATCTGCGCAAGCAAGAGTCGCAGCGCATAGCGGAGCTTCAGGCGCAACTGCAAAGTCAGGTTGCTGCGGCATCGCTCTCTGCATCAGCAGGGACGGCACCAACAAGACCTGGTGTTGATGCGGAACAGGCGACACGCGCCGCAGGATTGCTGGCACAACTGGAAAAAACCCAGGCCGTCGGCCGTCTGGTCATTGACCTGCCGCTCATCGTGACCAGTGCGGAACATGACATTCAGCTCGAGTCTGGTGATCTGCTGGTGGTGCCGCCACGCCGTCAGACGGTATCCGTGGTTGGAGAAGTGCAGTACTCCACGTCCCATGTATTTGCTGACGACCTGAATTACGAAGACTACATCGAGCGTAGTGGGGGGCTTGCGGCTCGTGCCGATGAGAACCGCATTTATATTGTTCGTGCAAACGGTCAGGTTTCCCTACCTAACAGTGGCGGGGGTTGGTTTGGCAAGAAAGGTGTTGCCATGCAGCCCGGAGATACCATTGTGGTGCCGTTGGATACCGAATACATGTCACCGCTTCCACTGTGGACCTCTGTTACACAGATCATTTACCAGTCTGCAATTGCGATTGCTGCAATTAGTAGTCTGTAACTCATAACTCGTCGGTGAAAATATTAAATGAGTACCAATGTCGAAAAAGAAATCGATATTTCGGACCTAATCAGTCGAGTTTGGGAAAGGAAAGTCCCGATACTCACTCTGACCGGAATTTTAGCCATCGCCCTGATGCTTGTGAGTTTAATGCTTCCCAACAAGTACAAGTCAGAGGCGATCCTTGCATCAAATCAGTCATCTGACGCCATGGCGAGCGGGTTGCTGGCGCAGTTTGGTGGTTTAGCCGGGATTGCAGGAATCGATCTTGGCGGTCCTTCTACGGACCCAACTGTTATTGCACTAAAGACATTGGAATCAGGTGAGTTTCTAGCACAGTTTATTGACAAGCATTCCCTTAAGGTCGCGCTTATTGCATCTGACGGATGGGATCAAAGCAAGGGGGTATGGGTTATAGATCCTTCTATATATGATGAAAAAAGTGGCAATTGGGTTCGTGATGTTACTTTTCCCAAGCAAAAAATTCCAAGTGACGTTGAGGCTGTGAAGGAGTTTAGAAAGCTATTTTCTGTTACGCAGGACAGAAAGACGTCCCTGATCACTGTTTCGGTAATAACTGAATCTCCCTCCATTTCTAAAGCATGGGTCGACGCTCTCGTAAGCGATGCGAATCAATACATTCGTGAACGTGCTATTGCTGAAGCAAATAAGAGCATTGAGTTTTTGACAAAAAAAGTAGGTGAAACAACGGTTGCCGAGTTTCAATCTGCTTTTTCAAAGCTGATTGAGCAGCAGATGAAAACCTCAATGCTTGCAAGCGTAAGAGAGGACTATGCATTTAAGGTGGTCGACCCCGCATTTTTGCCTGAGGAGAAATACAGCCCCAATCGAGTATTCATTTGTCTCGCCGGAACATTTATTGGCTTTTTTCTTTCAACGTTCATTGTCCTGTTGATGGGGAGAAGACGTAATGCAATTTCACCTAGTGACGGAAGAGCAGATAGTTGAGGTGAAAACAAGTGATCGAAGGTAGGCGTGTATTGGCAGTTGTCCCAGCGAGAGGTGGGAGCAAACGCTTGCCAGGAAAAAATATCAAACTTCTGGCTGGGAAGCCTTTGATCAGCTGGACAATCGATGCCGCACTCAGGTCGAGTTACATTGACATGATCGTGATTAGTTCAGACAGTGATGAGATTCTTGATGTGGCCGCTAGATACGACGGCGTCCGTCTGCACAAACGTTCCGAGTTACTTGCAAGTGATACTGCAAAAACAGTTGATGTCGTCCTCGATGTGATTTCATCGCTTGCAGAAAACGGCCACCTATTTGACGATGTTGTTATCCTGCAGCCCACATCACCACTACGAAGTCATACGCACATCGATGAATCTCTGGAGAAAAAAATCAGAGAAAAATGCGATGGAGTCGTGTCGGTTTGTGAGGTTGAACACAACCCTCTGTGGGCTAACACCTTGCCAGAAAATCTATGCATGGAAGGGTTCATTCGGGATGATGTGATAGGTAAGAGAAGTCAGGATTTGCCTGTTTATTATCGCATTAATGGTGCCATCTATGCTTTCAGTGTCATGAAGATTGCAGGCAGTCGCGAGATCTTCTTTAACGACAAGGTTTTTGCTTACGTTATGAGTCGGGATAGTTCTGTTGATATTGACGTAATCTTTGATTTTAAACTGGCTGAAACCCTGATCTCCTTTCGGTGAGTTGAGCATGTCGACAAAAAAAAATGTGGCTTTGGTTGGGGCTGGTCAGATAGGGCGACGGCATTTGCAGTCGCTTTTCAATTTAGAAAGCGAAATTTCTATTGATGTCATAGATCCAGCCAGCCATTCGCTTGAGATGGCAAAGGTGGATTTCGATAGTCTTAGCTCTGAAAGAATGGTGCGATTTTTTCAGTCCATCCAGGAGATTGACGAGCAGTACGATTTTGCGATATTCGCTACTGGCGCTGCGGTAAGGTTGGCGACCTTTCGAGATTTTTCTGAACGTAGCTTGGCCAAGGCCATTCTTTTTGAAAAGGTTCTGTTTCAGTCAGTGGCCCAGATCAACATTGCAAACGAGTTGCTATTGAAAGTATCTGGTAGGGCGTGGGTGAACTGTCCTCGTCGCATGTATGAAGTCTATCGCATGTTGAAGCAGCGAATTGGTCACTCTGATGTGATTGATATGGTGGTTGATGGTGTCGGCTGGGGTTTGGCATGTAATTCGATTCATTTTATTGACCTTTGGTCATATTTGATAGGGTCGACTGAGTACTCTCTAGACGTTTCTGATCTTATTCCTAAGGTCTTTGAAAGTAAGCGTCCGGGATACAAAGAGATATTTGGTGTTATGCAAGCCAGGTCTGGCAGCCACTCTCTTAAGCTTAGTTGCTCAGATGCAGAACATCAGCCGTTTGCATTAATTCGAATCTCTACGGATGCCTTGGATATCAAGATTTCCGAAAGAGATGGCGTTATGGCGATAATGGATAAAAATGGCAGAGAGCTAGAAAAAATATCATTTCGTACCCCTTATCAAAGCGAGCTTACGGCCCGCTTTATTGAGGGGGTTCGACACGATGGAGTTTCTGACTTAACCCGATTCGAGGATTCCGCATTGCTGCACAAAGTATTTTTGGAGGCGCTTTTGACCCATTTTCAGAGATACGGAGATGTCTCAAGGGATAACGACATTTGTCCCATAACTTGATGTGAGAAAAAACGTGATTCTTTTGGTTGGTTGTGGGCCTATGGCCATCAGTTATGCCCAAGTTCTGGTTGAAATAGGTGTTGAATTTGTGGTTGTCGGACGCAGTGCTAGGTCTGCTCAGGTTTTTAAAGATGCAGTTGGTAAAGCCCCGATTTCTGGTGGCGTTGAGCTTTTTCTTCAGAACTGTCGTCAGCGAATTGATATGGCCATTGTGGCGGTTGATGTCTTTTCACTTGCTTCCGTTTGCGCAAATTTGATTTCCTGCAATGTAAACAAGATACTTGTTGAAAAGCCAGGTGCATACTGTTTAAGTGAGCTTATTCAGCTCAACAAATTGGCTGAAAAGGCAGGAGCTCAGGTATATGTTGCCTACAACAGGAGGTTCTATGCATCAGTACAGGCCGCAAAGAGATACATACTAGAAGATGGCGGTGTAAGCAGCTTCTCTTTTGAGGTGTCAGAATGGGGGGGGAGGGTTTCTAAGGTCAGTAACCACCCGGCCGTTAAAGAGAATTGGTTTCTTGCAAATACTTCTCATGTTGTTGATTTGGCTTTTTACTTGGGGGGGCAGCCTAAGGACATTGATTGTCGGACAAGTGGTAGCCTCGCATGGCATCCTGCTTCGTCAATTTTTTCTGGTAGTGGTGTCTCTTATTCTGGAGCTCTTTTTTCCTACTCAGGTAATTGGGTTGCGCCGGGTAGATGGTGCTTAGAGGTCCTCACTTCTCAGCGGCGACTTGTATTTCGCCCATTGGAAACGCTCAAGATTCAAAATATCGGTTCGATGGACCTGATTGATGATGTCTTTGATGATTCGATGGATAAGAAATTTAAGCCAGGCTTATATCTTCAAGTCTCGAAGTACATCCACGGAGACTTGTCCTCGTTCCCCGCTCTGTCAGAGCACGTAAAGCTTGCGACGATTTATGCAAGGATGGCGGGATATGAGACACGATAGAGATGCTCATTTTGATGCCTCCTCAGTACATGTATATTTCGTTGAGGCGCCTTTTCAACTTATTTCGGCCATATCCTGTAGAAGCAGGCACTTAGGCAGAGGTTGGCTTGTGCTGAGACTAGGTAAAAATAACAAGAATAATGATCAGTTGCTTGCCGTCGTTCAGCGCCTTGTTCGTCCGAGTGATTTCGAATGCGTAATTTCGCAGCGAGCAACAAACCATATTGAAATGGCTGGATTGCTTCTCCGTGTTTTTCTCAAGAAGGTTGTTCAGCGTGTCAACTTTTTTAGTATTGGGGTCGGAGACTATCGGTCGGGCCTCGCCCGAGTAATAGCTGGATTGTTTTCTTGTCGCAACCTTATATTGCTTGACGATGGTGTTGCATCCCTTGGTGTTTATAAGGTGGTGGGGAGGAAGATTGTTGCGCAGGATTTCGACCAGCATTCAGAGACGCACTCCGTTCAGAAGCTATTCTCGCTGAATAAGTATTTTTCGAGAAGGTCCCCATCCGGCAACCTATTGATGCACTCCTTTCTGAACCTTCCGCCCTCTCCGTTTTGGGCCGTCGAGAAAGGGGAAATTAGCACAGTCTTAAGCCGGGCTCGATCAGGGTCGGGCAGTGTTCCAGTCAAGGTAAACGCGGTATTCCTGCTTGGTTCTAAGGTGGTGGAGGCCGGTATTATTAATGACGGCACTTACGAGGACTTTTGTTGCCTAGTAGCCAAGGATTACGTTGGATTCGAAGTTTTTTATCTCCCACATCGGGAGGAATCTGATGAGAAGATTGCTCGAATCTGTCGCGCTCATGGATTTAAGCTTCTTATATTGGACTTGCCGTTCGAGGTTGAGCTTGGTGGCCTTAATTGGTTGCCGGGGCACATCGTTTCACTCTATTCGGCATCGTTGTTTTTCTGTAAGGAGATCGATAGCAGGTTAAGCGTGAGATCGTATCCACTGCCAGTGGAAAGTGTCGAAAGAAAATTCAGTGAGTCTGTAAAGACTTGCTATGCATTTCTTGATGCTCTTTCTAACTAAGTCAGGTCTTTCCTATACCATGAGAAATTTCGTCAGGAATAAATACGTCCTGATTTGGTTGGCGAACATGCTTTTCGCCGCAATTCCATTTTTGCTTGTGCCATTCCTGTCACACCATATGAGCAAGGAGGATTTCGGCACTCTTTCCTTGATTGAGTCATCCATTCAGGTATTAATTCCGCTAATGGTGTTTGGCTCTGATGGGTATCTCAGTACTTCATTTCTGAACTTGGAAGAGGAAGGCCGAAAGCGCCTTGTTACGGCCTGCTTGTTCTTGACCATTTTGTCTTCAATGCTTGTTATTGTTGCATTGACGATACTCAAATTTCTGTTTCTTTCAGAAGCGACGTTGTCGTCCCAAAATTTTTATATATTTATCGGAATTTGCTTTCTGCAGTCAGTCTCTGCAGTTGCCGGAGCGCGACTTATCATCTCTGGTGAAAGTCATCAGTACCTGCTGTTCCGAGTCGCTCCCGCGTTGCTTGGTGCAATTCTGAGTTGCACCATTATTGTGCTCTGGACTCCTATGCTCATTGCACGGCTACTAGGTTTGCTCGCGGCCGGGGTCCTTGCTGTGCTATTAGTCATTCGGGTTTTCTCTTTTGAGCGGATTAAACTGCAAGATCTGAAGCCTGCATTGAAGAGTGCCGTTACATTTGGTGCAGGTGTTGTTGTTCATTCTTGGGCTGGTATTGTTTTTTTCTCTATTGATCGGCTCTTGCTTGGCACCTTTGCGAGCCGATCAGACCTTGCAATGTATACGGTTGCCTTGCAGCTTGGACTGATAATGTCGGTATTGCAGTCAAGCTTTAGTCAGATATGGAGTCCGTATGTATTCAGAACGCTCTCCGAACGGTCACTGTCTGCATCGCTGATGCGAATGGAATTTTATGCTGTCGGAGGCATCTTGCTGGCTGGATTTATCGTTGCTCTTGCGGTGAAACCGTATTTCTGGCTGTTTGTTCCGAAAGACTATCAGTCCGCTGCCGGGTTGTCTTATTTGATCATAGGGGGCTACACCGCACTTGGCATCTACAAGGTTTTTGTCCCTTATATTTACTTTGAAAAAAGGACAAAGCTGCTTGCAACCATTACGGTATCCCTTTGTGCAATAAATGGGGTGGTTTCGTTCTCTTGTATTAAGCTATTTGGCGTTACCGGCGCGGGTGTCGGCACTCTTATCTCCGGTGTTGTTTTTGCCGGGGTCGTTTACCTATCAGCCAGAAATATGCCTTGTCGAAAAAGAGCGTTTATATGCTGAGATTAATTCTAAAAGTTAGAAGGCTGATTCTGGGAATGATATTTACTGCCTTCGCAAAGCTGAGGCTTGGAAGCTATAAAGCAGATCTACGCTGCTTTGGCTTTACGGTGCTCACAAAAAACACTCATTTGGGGCGAAACGTTAATTTCAATGGAATGAAGATACGTGGTGGCGGACGTGTCTTGATTGGTGATAATTTTCACTCCGGTTCCGGCTGTGAAATCATCACGCAGAATCACAACTACAATGGTGAAAAAATTCCTTACGACGATACCTATATCGTTCGAGACGTAGTTATTGAGTCCAATGTCTGGCTGGGTAATAGAGTAATGGTTCTGCCCGGTGTCAGAATTGGCGAGGGGGCTATTATCCAGGCGGGTAGTGTTGTCGTAAAGGACATACCGCCATGCGCCATAGCCGGTGGTCATCCGGCAGCCGTTTTTTCATCCAGAGATGTAGATCACTACAATCGGTTGAAGGGCCAAGGCAGGTTTCACTGATGGAGTTGCTTGCGCGGCCTGATTTAAACCGAATGAAAGGCGGAGCAGGCGCAATTGTGTTTCTGACTGCGTTTTTCCTTCAGCAGTACGCAATCGACACCCCTGTAACACCGATCAGGCCTTATATGCTGGTTACGCTATTGGCATTGATTGTGGCCTGCTTTCATGTCATCTCTGGCAGTAAACTGGTTTTCAGGCTAGTTCCGTTGGACTATTGTGTCTTTGTCTTTTACTTTTTTTTGCTCTTTACCTCTTTGTATGCTGCTAATACGAAACTCGCCGTTCAGATGTTTTTTGGAGTAATTCTCCTGCTTGCGGCATACGGCGGCATTCGTTATTTTTTGATGCGTTTTGACTCCGATGCGTTTTACCGATGCTTTGCTCTGATCGCAAAATTTTACTTTGTTTCCTCCTTTCTGCTTTATTTGATGGGAATTTTTAGCTCGCTATACCTTGAGCGTCCAACCGTATTGCTTGGTGAATCCGAGGCTTACGCATTGTCGTGGGGCGTATATTTTGAGGGGGGGGTTATCCCCCGGTTAAGAGGCGTTACCGATAGCCCAAACAATTTTGCAATGTATGCATTGGTTCTGATTCCGATATGGTTCTTCGGTAGCGAGCCACCTCGTTTGCATTTCAAGATTCTTGCGGTTGCGTCTGTCGCTTTGACGCTGTCAGTATCTGCGTATATTGCTATTGCCCTAATGATTGCGACCTTCGTCTTTTGGAGGTTCCGGATTTCTTCAGGCCATATCAGTCAGCGTTTCGCCGCGCTTATCGTGGCTGGTGCCGTTACTCTCCTTGCGTCTGTAGTCTTACTCGCGGCATTTGATGGGGAGGCAAAAGAATTCATTAATAATATGATTGGCACCCGTCTGGAGCACGCTGCAACGGGTAGTGGTAGATTCGAGCTTTGGCAGTATTGCATGAATATCATCTCCGAAGGCCCCCTGTGGGGGTTTGGGCTTAATCAAGAGAGGGTTTTGCTTGCGCCACTACGTAATCTGCAGAGTGTGCACAATAATATTATTGGTGCGTATTTTTCCGGCGGAGCCATGGCTCTGTTCTTGTACTTGGTCCTGCTAATTCAGTTGGCTTGGACGTTTGTTTCAAAGGTCCTGCCTTACAGGGAACGAGTTTGGCTTTCGCTTTGCTGGATTTCACTGTTCGTTTTCTCTAACGTGAATGAAACACTTTTTGCGGATTCATTCTTTTTCTCTTTGGCCATTTTCTCCAGCACGGTTAATGTTTTTTGCCGATGTGAGGGGGATGAGGGTGGTGGGGAGGTTTCGTTGTAATGATTTATCGTCCCAAAAAAATATCGGTTTTAATGCCTGTCTACAATGAAGAGGAATACATCAGGCAAGCAATTGATGACATCCTAAGCCAGCAGGTTGGCGCACAAATTGAGTTGCTTGTGATCGATGGCAATAGCATGGACAGCACCAGCGATATTGTCAGCAAGATCGCCGAAATTGACCCTCGCGTGAAGCTGCTGCATAACCCTCACCGCACAGTGCCGTACGCATTGAATGCCGGTATCGCCGCTGCAGAAGGCGAGTACATAGCGCGGGTAGATGCTCATGCAAGCTATCCCTCCAACTATCTTGCAACCTTGTTGCAGGAAATGGACCGCTCCGATTGCGATAACGTCGGTTGTGTTATTGGTACCGTGCCGGGTGGAAATAGCATGGATGCGAGGTCGGTTGCTGTCTGTCTTGCGTCCCGGTTCGGGGTCGGAAACTCAGCCTTTCGGGTAGGGGTGAATGAACCTGTTTTCGTTGATACTGTCCCTTTCGGCTTCTACAAGCGGCACGTGTTTGACCGAATTGGCGGGTTTGACGTAGACCTGGACAGAAATCAGGACGACGAATTGAACTCTCGATTGCTTGCCAACGGTGGCCGAATACTTCTGTTGCCCAAACCGGTCATCACCTACGTTGCCCGGGATTCCTACCGAAAATTGTCTAAGATGTACTATCAGTATGGCCTGTTCAAGCCGTTGGCACTGGTAAAAAGCGGGCATCGGCCAACTATGCGGCAATTGGTGCCGAGCGTTTTTCTCATTGCATTGCTATTGGGCGGTATCGGCGCCATTTTCAGTAACGTCGCTACTCTCGGGTTACTGTTGTTGATACTGCTTTATGTTTCGGGAGCCTCGCTCACGTGGCGCGAAGCGGTCAAAGATCGGCGTTTGCCGTGTAGTGCCGCTAGTTGGGGCTGCGTCCTGAGATCTCTGTTTTGCATGCATATTTCATATGGAATAGGCTATCTGAAAGGAACGTTCCTTCTTCTGGCAGGACGTTCGCCAACGGGCCATGTCTCCGTCAACCGGTAGGGTAATTTCGTGAGTACATTTTTGCCTTTCGCCTTGCCTGAAATTGGCCAGGAAGAAATTGATGAGGTCATTGCCGTGCTGAAGTCCGGCTGGATCACCACGGGTCCAAGGGCGAAGCAGTTTGAGGCAGATTTTGCTTCCTATATCGGTGGTGATGTCGAAGCCATCGCTGTGAACTCCGCAACGGCTGGACTTCATCTCGCATTGGAAGCAATTGGGATTGGTCCTGGTGATGAGGTCATTATTCCCAGTTACACGTTTACCGCTACCGCTGAGGTAATCCGCTATTTGGGTGCGGACCCTGTTTTTGTCGATGTTGACGCCAAAACGCTTAACATTTCGCCGGATGCCATCCAGCGTGCGATTAGTGCTCGGACAAAAGCCATCATCCCGGTCCATTTTGCTGGGCTCGCTTGCGAAATGACAGAAATTCTTGCAACTGCAAGAAGGAATGGCCTGCGCGTGGTAGAGGACGCGGCACATTCCTTACCGACGACTTACCATGGACAGAAAATTGGCTCACTTGAGAGTGATGTTACCGTTTTTAGCTTTTACGCCAACAAGACCATGACAACCGGAGAGGGGGGGATGGTTGTATCGCGTGACAAGGAGGTGATTGCGCGTTGTAAAGTCATGCGCCTTCATGGCATTAGTCGAGATGCCTTCGACCGATATACGTCCGATAAACCATCGTGGTTTTACGAGGTGGTCGCGCCTGGTTTCAAATACAACATGCCTGATCTGGCGGCCGCTGTTGGAATACATCAGCTGAAAAGGCTCGATAGCTTTGCCGTGAAACGAGAGAACATGGCGAAACGATACGACGAAGCATTCTCTGATTTGCCGGTGATATCGCCAGCAAGGCCGGCAATGCCGACGGATATACATGCGTGGCATCTGTATCCAGTTCGACTGATGTCTGAAGCAAGGCTCGGCAGGGATGACTTCATAAAGGAAATGGCAAAACGTGGCATTGGGTGCTCCGTTCATTTTATCCCGTTACATCGGCAGCCCGTTTGGCGTGATGGTTACAAGCTGACGCCCGATCAGTTTCCTGCTTCTGAGAAGGCGTATTTGGCAGAGGTCAGTCTCCCGCTATATACGAGGATGAGCGATGTTGATCAGCAAAGGGTGATCGACAATGTCCGGGACTTGATCTACTGAGTGATGTGCCAGATGGCCGTTAAACGATCGTTCGACTTCATTGTTGCCTTATTCGGATTGCTGGGGTTGGCCCCACTTTTCTTGATTATGG contains:
- a CDS encoding acyltransferase, which translates into the protein MLRLILKVRRLILGMIFTAFAKLRLGSYKADLRCFGFTVLTKNTHLGRNVNFNGMKIRGGGRVLIGDNFHSGSGCEIITQNHNYNGEKIPYDDTYIVRDVVIESNVWLGNRVMVLPGVRIGEGAIIQAGSVVVKDIPPCAIAGGHPAAVFSSRDVDHYNRLKGQGRFH
- a CDS encoding O-antigen ligase family protein; translated protein: MELLARPDLNRMKGGAGAIVFLTAFFLQQYAIDTPVTPIRPYMLVTLLALIVACFHVISGSKLVFRLVPLDYCVFVFYFFLLFTSLYAANTKLAVQMFFGVILLLAAYGGIRYFLMRFDSDAFYRCFALIAKFYFVSSFLLYLMGIFSSLYLERPTVLLGESEAYALSWGVYFEGGVIPRLRGVTDSPNNFAMYALVLIPIWFFGSEPPRLHFKILAVASVALTLSVSAYIAIALMIATFVFWRFRISSGHISQRFAALIVAGAVTLLASVVLLAAFDGEAKEFINNMIGTRLEHAATGSGRFELWQYCMNIISEGPLWGFGLNQERVLLAPLRNLQSVHNNIIGAYFSGGAMALFLYLVLLIQLAWTFVSKVLPYRERVWLSLCWISLFVFSNVNETLFADSFFFSLAIFSSTVNVFCRCEGDEGGGEVSL
- a CDS encoding DegT/DnrJ/EryC1/StrS family aminotransferase, whose amino-acid sequence is MSTFLPFALPEIGQEEIDEVIAVLKSGWITTGPRAKQFEADFASYIGGDVEAIAVNSATAGLHLALEAIGIGPGDEVIIPSYTFTATAEVIRYLGADPVFVDVDAKTLNISPDAIQRAISARTKAIIPVHFAGLACEMTEILATARRNGLRVVEDAAHSLPTTYHGQKIGSLESDVTVFSFYANKTMTTGEGGMVVSRDKEVIARCKVMRLHGISRDAFDRYTSDKPSWFYEVVAPGFKYNMPDLAAAVGIHQLKRLDSFAVKRENMAKRYDEAFSDLPVISPARPAMPTDIHAWHLYPVRLMSEARLGRDDFIKEMAKRGIGCSVHFIPLHRQPVWRDGYKLTPDQFPASEKAYLAEVSLPLYTRMSDVDQQRVIDNVRDLIY
- a CDS encoding glycosyltransferase family 2 protein, with amino-acid sequence MIYRPKKISVLMPVYNEEEYIRQAIDDILSQQVGAQIELLVIDGNSMDSTSDIVSKIAEIDPRVKLLHNPHRTVPYALNAGIAAAEGEYIARVDAHASYPSNYLATLLQEMDRSDCDNVGCVIGTVPGGNSMDARSVAVCLASRFGVGNSAFRVGVNEPVFVDTVPFGFYKRHVFDRIGGFDVDLDRNQDDELNSRLLANGGRILLLPKPVITYVARDSYRKLSKMYYQYGLFKPLALVKSGHRPTMRQLVPSVFLIALLLGGIGAIFSNVATLGLLLLILLYVSGASLTWREAVKDRRLPCSAASWGCVLRSLFCMHISYGIGYLKGTFLLLAGRSPTGHVSVNR
- a CDS encoding lipopolysaccharide biosynthesis protein: MRNFVRNKYVLIWLANMLFAAIPFLLVPFLSHHMSKEDFGTLSLIESSIQVLIPLMVFGSDGYLSTSFLNLEEEGRKRLVTACLFLTILSSMLVIVALTILKFLFLSEATLSSQNFYIFIGICFLQSVSAVAGARLIISGESHQYLLFRVAPALLGAILSCTIIVLWTPMLIARLLGLLAAGVLAVLLVIRVFSFERIKLQDLKPALKSAVTFGAGVVVHSWAGIVFFSIDRLLLGTFASRSDLAMYTVALQLGLIMSVLQSSFSQIWSPYVFRTLSERSLSASLMRMEFYAVGGILLAGFIVALAVKPYFWLFVPKDYQSAAGLSYLIIGGYTALGIYKVFVPYIYFEKRTKLLATITVSLCAINGVVSFSCIKLFGVTGAGVGTLISGVVFAGVVYLSARNMPCRKRAFIC